The stretch of DNA CCCTAAAAATGATCAGAAGTTAGCATAATTCAATCAGGAGGTAGTTAATCATGGCGAGAAAAGTATTAGTATTGGGAGAAACTCGTGACGGCTCATTACGCAACGTTTCCTTTGAAGCAATTGCAGCAGCCAAAACTGTATCAGAGGGCGGAGATGTCGTCGCTGTTTTAATTGGTGAAACTGTAAGCGCTTTAGGAGAGGAATTAGTACAATACGGAGCAGACCGTGTTGTGGTGGTCGAGGACGCGAATTTAGCGCAATACACCTCTGATGGTTATTCACAAGCCTTTATGGCAGTGGTGGAACAAGAAAGTCCAGAAGGGATAGTATTTGGTCATACCGCACTAGGAAAAGATTTATCTCCGAAAATCGCGAGTAAATTAAGTGCGGGATTGATATCAGATGCGACTTCCTTAGAAGTAGCTGGCGGAAATCTTGTGTTTACGCGTCCAATCTATTCTGGTAAAGCGTTTGAAAAGAAAATCGTGACCGATGGAGTAGTTTTTGCAACGGTTCGTCCGAATAATATTGAGCCATTAGAAAAAGACGAATCACGGTCTGGAGAAGTGTCCTCTCTTTCAGTTGAAATAAAAGATTTGCGCACCATTATTAAAGAAGTGGTTCGTAAGGCAAGCGAAGGAGTTGACTTATCCGAGGCGAAGGTTGTTATTGCAGGCGGACGCGGGGTGAAGAGTGAAGATGGTTTCAATCCACTACAAG from Bacillus sp. 2205SS5-2 encodes:
- a CDS encoding electron transfer flavoprotein subunit alpha/FixB family protein codes for the protein MARKVLVLGETRDGSLRNVSFEAIAAAKTVSEGGDVVAVLIGETVSALGEELVQYGADRVVVVEDANLAQYTSDGYSQAFMAVVEQESPEGIVFGHTALGKDLSPKIASKLSAGLISDATSLEVAGGNLVFTRPIYSGKAFEKKIVTDGVVFATVRPNNIEPLEKDESRSGEVSSLSVEIKDLRTIIKEVVRKASEGVDLSEAKVVIAGGRGVKSEDGFNPLQELADVLGGAVGASRGACDADYCDYSLQIGQTGKVVTPDLYIACGISGAIQHLAGMSNSKVIVAINKDPEANIFNVADYGIVGDLFEVVPMLTEEFKKLKVATS